The Strix aluco isolate bStrAlu1 chromosome 1, bStrAlu1.hap1, whole genome shotgun sequence genome has a window encoding:
- the CFAP418 gene encoding cilia- and flagella-associated protein 418: MADDLDRLLDEVERRLCRLPGRGAAGGHRHGGGEEAEAAAKEGRSAKLLMSADSSEEDIDDIIDEICNDSSFTKTPLKLKSNSTSLTPERNSAVAQAHRKRCCPVYLGGSSSPYGIGTNISKRTCDELRCTACDFRVSLFNDYIWDQSCDYLFFRNNMPELSKLRAKMIKKKGARAYACQCSWRSIDELTDLQADQQLRWVCGKHAE; this comes from the exons ATGGCGGACGACTTGGACCGGTTACTGGATGAGGTGGAGAGGCGGCTCTGCCGCctgccggggcgcggggcggcgggcggccacCGGCACGGCGGCGGCgaggaggcggaggcggcggcgaAGGAGGGCAG atcaGCTAAACTGTTAATGAGTGCTGACAGCAGTGAAGAAGATATAGATGACATTATTGATGAAATCTGTAATGACAGCAGCTTTACCAAAACACCTCTG aaattgaaGTCTAACTCTACAAGTCTCACACCTGAAAGAAATAGTGCTGTTGCACAGGCTCATagaaaaag ATGCTGTCCAGTGTACCTGGGTGGAAGCTCTTCACCATATGGGATaggaacaaatatttcaaaaag AACATGTGATGAACTACGTTGTACTGCTTGTGACTTCCGTGTGTCACTTTTCAATGACTACATCTGGGATCAGTCCTGTGATTATCTTTTTTTCAG GAATAACATGCCTGAGCTCAGTAAACTAAGAGCGAAGATGATAAAGAAGAAAGGAGCACGAGCATATGCTTGTCAGTGCAGCTGGCGATCCATTGATGAATTAACTGACCTCCAAGCAGACCAGCAGCTTCGGTGGGTTTGTGGTAAACATGCAGAATGA